Below is a window of Littorina saxatilis isolate snail1 linkage group LG2, US_GU_Lsax_2.0, whole genome shotgun sequence DNA.
ATTGTAgaatgcttgtttgtttgtttatttgttgcttaacgtccagccgactacgcagagccatatcaggacgaggaagggggggatgaagggggccacttgtcaagcgattcctgtttacaaatgcactaacccattacttgtgtcccagcaggctttagtaaaactaaattaatacctactggaagattaccagtttccagtatgttaaaataggcttaacctatctactgctggacttacatcagaacactaacagattaaactatacatgaatcgcgagacaagcggcaagagaagagatttttggaaaaaatacaggtgaatgagcaagaaggcagaaaaaagaaaagaattcatgaagaaaaagagagcatgacaggaaagaggaaccaaaaatctacctaacagcaaactagaaagctcctgcggttccaaaaacaggaggggcctttaatttcataaccgcagtgccccactgcgggagattGTAGAATGCgacgtttctttctttttctttatttggtgtttaacgtcgttttcaaccacgaaggttatatcgcgacggggaaaggggggagatgggatagagccacttgtcaattgtttcttgttcacaaaagcactaatcaaaaatttgctccaggggcttgcaacgtagtacaatgtattaccttactgggagaatgcaagtttccagtacaaatgacttaacatttcttacatactgctcgactaaaatctgtacaaaaattgactatattctatacaagaaacacttaaggataaaaagagaaacagaatccattagtcgcctcttactacatgctggggagcatcgggtaaattcttccccctaacccgcgggggggacaAAAATTCACATGTAAATCGGATTTCGTTAGAAATCTGTTTGCAAATGGACAATGACAGTATATTACCCTTCACCAACAGCCTACACACAACATCATGATAAAATTCACAAAGTCTGTCTTACAAAACCGGTTGCATTAACAGCACGGGTAATGCAATAATATCAAACAAAATCCTTCAAGCTAACAGAACACATCTATTGAAGGTATGAGACTTACATACTGTACATGAACCATCATTTCTGCAATTAGGACACTTCACTCTTTTGAAACAAAAACCAAGACGCCACAATTCGCAATGGTTTACATGATTTATACAAAGAAAAATCAGCTTCTAATTACTGTACATAGAAATACAACGGCAGATACCTTCAGAAGTACATACCAGAGGCCTCTTTCCCCACCACTTATTTTAAAACCACCATTTTCTGAAtggttgcacacacacacactcaaaacatACCAATTGctcaagagaaagaaaaaaacaaaaccaatcaAAGACAAAAACTGTCAAATAACAAAAATTTCATATCTGCAGTATGAATCAAACAAGAATGATGTATATTGCTAGCTACTTCCTGTGGAAAAATTGTTTATAATCATCTTTTACATATGCATAAAACAGGAATGACATGTATGTATTACGCTAGCTGACTTAAGACTTACAATCTTCACAACATACAAAGGTTCAAGGCTTTTCTCCCTTGGCTAGACGCGAGTTAATATCAGCCACCACCTCTGGCAGTTCCACTATGGAATCAATGACATAGTGAGCACCAGACTTACGCAGAATCTCCCTGGAGTTCACCAGTCGCTCCTGCATCTCCTCCTCCGTGAGCTGTTGTTCATGCTCCAGGCTGTCCACATCCATATAGTTACTGTAGCAAGCCACCCCTACCCCCCAGCATCCTGCGTTCTGCGCCTCCCCAATCCCCGATACGGTATCGTCTACTTTGACGACTGACTGAATGGTGTGGATGTCGAGCAGGTCCAGGTTTTTGTACAGCATGAAGGGCTTAGGGCGCGCTCCGTTCTCTACTTCATCTCCCGTTACATTCACATCAGGCTCGAAACCTTGTTTCTTGGCTTCTGCTTGGAGCACATTAGCCATGGAACGGAAGAAACCTGTGGTGACACCAATCTTGCAGCCGAGTTCGTTgcgaagctggttgacagcttgGACAGTACCTGGTAGCACTGTCCCGTATTTCTCTAGCACTGCGATCTGCATGGGCACAAAATCTTTGAACATGGCAGCACGGTCATTGTCTGTCGGTTTCTTCCCGTATACTTCTTGCCAGCGTTGGATGACAGAAGGCATGCGAGTGATTTCTGCAATGTGCAGGTCCTTGCGAAGACCCATGGGCTTGCGAGACTCCTCCATGCTGATTGGAACCTGGCAGAAAACACAACAACGTAACTTAGCTTTAAGAgttttaacccttaggctggttgtcgcgacatatgtcgcgctactttacatACTGttacctggttgtcacgacatatgtcgcgctactggctcagtctgtttggtcggttccgattactcCCATGGATGCAAAAACCTATTATAAccgtttttatttatttttctctgttaattcaccagtggctatgtaacatgtgttacagaattgcaccagtgtaagggttaacatgaCAAACATACAGCAAAATTAGAATGAttttaatacagtggaacccccatttaagactccctccttaacctttttaagaccccgttTTCATTAACTTTCTGGTCATAACCTATGTCAATTtattcccattttaagacttcacCCTGATTTTCACagctttttggaggtcttaaaagcgggttTCCATTGTACTATGCAGATGAGCTGAGACatgacaggtgtgtgtgtgtgtgtgtgtgtgtgtgtgtgtgtgtgtgtgtgtgtgtgtgtgtgtgtgtgtttgtgtgtgtgtgtgacctactgtgtgtgtgtatgtgtgcatgcatgtgagtGTCAGGTTCTAACAACAAAAACTGCAGCATGTGATGCTGCATCATCAAGATGCTATGTCAAAAAAACTTGAGAAATATGATTCATAAATATGTCATCAAACACACCTAAGCCgttaaaatacatgtatacgtTACACACCAAACGATGCCAAGCATTTACTCTGTGTTATAAAGGCCTGCTGACAGACGGGTGAATCATTTACTTTGCTGGTGTGAAAACATGTTGTACAGTCTacaatgtacagtggaaccccccttttaagaccccccaatttaagacttcctcccttttaagacccggttttcttagactttctattcataacctctaattacctctgtaaatttacccccattgtaagactcaggcatgggaattgaaaaaagttaaaaaggctgaacatttgtaagtaatatcaaagtcgacggcgctTCGCCTTGCCTTACTAAGGGGGTCcggggggcatgctcccccggaaatttgtttctccaaagaacccaaatagtgcaatttggtgtcatctgagctccaagtttgccattaaattcagttttcagaaacatttttgcctcccctatttattttttcggcggacacttttgctttgtcggcggaacaaaaaaacatttcggcggaaatttgcctttcggctgacaattcccatgcctgaagactccctcctttttaagaactCATTTTGTCAGgtttgttggaggtcttaaaaggggggttgcactgtattATATTTAAAGGAGTTGGTTAACTAATAATGTGATAATAATAGTACTAATACTTCACATTTCTTTCACACAATTTCACATATATATACGGTATCCctattttttaaatgttggtAATGTTTccacatgatgatgatgatcagatgatgataatgatgataattaTAATGACTAAATTCTAAGCTTCCGCTGAGAATTCTGATCAAAATAAGAACCAGTGTATCACAATCACACAACAAAACTAACATTTACAACATCAACATTGAAGTATTGATCAATAGACAGCATCTTCACAATCACAGCATTACCTTGTATTTCTTGAACAGCTCCACAAAGACCACAGCTGGTGCCAGAACATATTTGTCCACTGTAGTCCCGCTCCAGTCCAAAATGCACGCCTTCACCGGCCCCACGTAGCTTCGGGTGTAGCGAAAGCAGTTCATCTCGActaaatggaaagaaaaaagaaaatagagGAAAACATTTGGAGTCTGTTTTTACCCGCAATGCGCAAGTGAAATTTCCTCCTGTGAGGGGCTGACAAGATCAGAGGAAAACTCCTGTCTTTGTTACACAAGtcctttgtgtgcagactctcctcggtgtctgaacacccccgtgtgtacacgcaagcacaagaccaagtgcgcacgaaaaagatcctgtaatccatgtcagagttcggtgggttatagaaacacgaaaatacctagcatgcttcctccgaaaacggcgtatggctgtctaaatggcggggtaaaaaacggtcatacacgtaaaattccactcgtgcaaaaaacacgagtgtacaaggaagtttcagcccacgaacgcagaagaagaagaagaagttacacAAGTCATAATGCTGAAACAGATCAGCTTGCAGCTATTTCCTATTCCTTTCCTTTATTCTTTGTAACTGACAAAACACTACAGAAAACAAATAGTCAAACCAGCCTATAATGACCACCCAAGGGCCCAACAAAAAGTGGTCGTTGACGACAGATGGTGACgatggaaaggtgaattgtaTTTGTATTCAGTAAACTCTTGTCAGGATTCTTTTAggtggtcgtaatgggcaggtggtcgttatacagTTGGTCGCAGAGGCAGGTTCGACCGTACTGTCTTCTTTAACCTTCATTCCCACTTAGAACTGTCTGCATTCAGCGGATACAGTGattactttgttgttgtttaggcCAGGACTGTGCGTGAAGGGATAATACCACCATTAGGTGTGTCACAGTGTTGTCTCTTTGTTATAGGCTATTTCACTGGTGTCGCTACTGTGTGCCTCAATGATGGCACCAACATGTCTAGTAACAGTCAAAAAAGGCAAATTTAAAACTGCCTTCACTAAGCAGGTATGCTGATTCAAGTACATGTAAATATAAATAATTGTAATTCATGAATATTATAACCACCGAAGCACAAGCAAAACTGAGAAGCAAAATATCATACAAATTAGGCACTGCCTAATTATACACAAGTCGAGTACGTACGGTTACACACCGTGTGTATAGCGAGGCCAGGCTCATATCTACACAAGTGAGCAATTAGTGTGCCAGCTCAGACACACACCCTACCAAGTTTCAAGATGTTATAATTATGGCatcgctttttttcttctttttttctcaacacTGCACTGGTTATGGGATTGTTCAGAAAAATTgaacccttccccccccccccccccccccccccccctcctcttgtctttagtttaaggccaaaaaaaaaaattgtctgtttagggtaacccgaccgaccctatcgatttggcgccgacccaaaaacttttttttgatttcaaaaaaaaaaaagaaaaaaaaagaggtaacaagaagggcaaagcccatacgactcacatgcttgacctaaacctagcaatgacatcatacactaagaactgctttacacatttttcctaccaaaatacatgtgaccttgacccaaggtcaaggtcatccaaggtcatgcaacacacagctgttaattcaagacataggaagtacaatggtgcttattggctctttctaccatgagatatggtcacttttagtggttcactaccttattttggtcacatttcataagggtcaaagtgaccttgaccttgatcatatgtgaccaaatgtgtctcatgatgaaagcataacatgtgccccacataatttttaagtttgaaacagttatcttccatagttcagggtcaaggtcacttcaaaatatgtatacaatccaactttgaagagctcctgtgaccttgaccttgaagcaaggtaaaccaaactggtatcaaaagatggggcttactttgccctatatatcatatgtaggtgaggtattcaatctcaaaaacttcagagaaaatgggaaaaatgtgaaaaatagctgttttttagacaacatttatggcccctgcgaccttgaccttgaagcaaggtcaagatgctatgtatgttttttggggccttgtcatcatacaccatcttgccaaatttggtactgatagactgaatagtgcccaagaaatatccaacgttaaagttttccggacggacggacggacggacgactcgggtgagtacatagactcacttttgcttcgcatgtgagtcaaaaatgctaaaaagagacatttggcgtttctttctctccctttctctctgttttatttatacgttagttttgaaacatgttttcatcaa
It encodes the following:
- the LOC138959644 gene encoding phosphonoacetaldehyde hydrolase-like → MNCFRYTRSYVGPVKACILDWSGTTVDKYVLAPAVVFVELFKKYKVPISMEESRKPMGLRKDLHIAEITRMPSVIQRWQEVYGKKPTDNDRAAMFKDFVPMQIAVLEKYGTVLPGTVQAVNQLRNELGCKIGVTTGFFRSMANVLQAEAKKQGFEPDVNVTGDEVENGARPKPFMLYKNLDLLDIHTIQSVVKVDDTVSGIGEAQNAGCWGVGVACYSNYMDVDSLEHEQQLTEEEMQERLVNSREILRKSGAHYVIDSIVELPEVVADINSRLAKGEKP